A stretch of Chelmon rostratus isolate fCheRos1 chromosome 18, fCheRos1.pri, whole genome shotgun sequence DNA encodes these proteins:
- the atf3 gene encoding cyclic AMP-dependent transcription factor ATF-3, with amino-acid sequence MMLQHSGPSLADISCSALVPCLSPPGTLTLDDFTNFTPIVKEELRLAIQSKRLSNGLSADISSDGASSTSDRASEHLASGSGVKREATPQEHDRRKRRRERNKIAAAKCRNKKKEKTESLQKESEKLESVNADLKAQIEELKQQKQQLVYMLNLHRPTCIVRAQNGQTPEDERNLFIQHIKDSTLQLHNLTSSSTTTTSSLSTSISTVAALDAGFLTLDHIEHPSLL; translated from the exons ATGATGCTGCAGCACTCGGGTCCCTCGCTGGCTGACATCAGCTGCTCCGCCCTGGTGCCCTGCCTCTCTCCGCCGGGCACGCTCACCCTGGACGACTTCACCAATTTCACACCCATCGTGAAAGAGGAGCTGCGGCTGGCCATCCAGTCCAAGCGGCTGTCCAACGGGCTCAGCGCCGACATCAGCTCCGACGGCGCCAGCTCCACCTCGGACCGAGCCTCGGAGCACCTCGCCAGTGGGTCCGGAGTCAAGAGAGAG GCGACTCCTCAGGAGCATGataggaggaagaggaggagggagaggaacaaAATCGCTGCTGCAAAGTGCCGCaacaagaagaaggagaagacagagtCTCTGCAGAAG gagTCCGAGAAGCTGGAAAGCGTCAACGCCGACCTGAAGGCTCAGATCgaggagctgaagcagcagaagcagcagctggtcTACATGCTCAACCTGCACCGGCCGACCTGCATCGTCCGAGCCCAGAACGGCCAGACGCCCGAGGACGAGAGGAACCTCTTCATCCAGCACATCAAAGACAGCACCTTACAACTCCACaacctcacctcctcctccaccaccaccacctcctccttgTCCACATCCATCTCCACAGTAGCAGCTCTAGACGCAGGATTTCTGACCCTCGATCACATTGAGCATCCCAGTCTCCTATAA